In Pelosinus sp. IPA-1, one genomic interval encodes:
- a CDS encoding ABC transporter substrate-binding protein, protein MRKLVSLVFIVLLSCLILVGCGGGNTKATTEKSAAEKTDKLVIYCPHPLTFINPLVSEFEKQSGIKVEVVAAGSGELLKRVESEKANPLGDIFWGGSLGTMKPKANLFETYTSANEDKVQQAFKNTEGTLTRFTDIPSVIMVNTNLIGDIKVEGYEDLLNPKLKGKIAFCDPAKSSSSYEHLINMLYAMGKGDPEKGWDYVKALCANLNGKLLSGSSAVYKGVADGEYAVGCTFEEGGAQYVADGAPVKLVYMKEGVISKPDGVYIIKNAKNMENAKKFIDFITSKDAQTIIVQQLHRRSVRTDVEPPKGLIEKTKINIINDDEKVVVANQRQWLDKFKDIFTSVN, encoded by the coding sequence ATGAGAAAACTGGTGTCTTTGGTATTTATTGTACTTCTTTCCTGTCTAATTCTTGTTGGTTGCGGTGGTGGCAATACGAAAGCAACTACGGAAAAATCTGCGGCAGAAAAAACAGATAAACTCGTTATTTATTGTCCTCATCCGTTAACGTTTATCAATCCATTAGTAAGTGAGTTTGAAAAACAAAGCGGCATAAAAGTAGAAGTTGTGGCGGCTGGTAGTGGTGAATTATTAAAACGGGTAGAATCGGAAAAAGCAAATCCGTTAGGTGATATTTTCTGGGGTGGATCTCTTGGTACAATGAAACCGAAAGCAAATTTATTTGAGACATATACTTCCGCTAATGAAGATAAGGTACAACAGGCATTTAAGAATACGGAAGGTACTTTAACTCGGTTTACGGATATTCCAAGTGTGATTATGGTAAATACAAATTTAATTGGCGATATAAAGGTTGAAGGTTATGAGGACTTACTAAATCCGAAATTGAAAGGGAAAATTGCATTTTGTGATCCAGCGAAATCATCCTCATCCTATGAACATTTAATCAATATGCTCTATGCGATGGGGAAAGGTGACCCTGAAAAAGGCTGGGATTATGTAAAAGCACTTTGTGCAAATCTAAATGGTAAATTACTTAGTGGTTCTTCGGCTGTTTATAAAGGAGTAGCTGATGGTGAATATGCTGTCGGTTGTACCTTTGAGGAAGGTGGTGCACAATATGTTGCCGATGGTGCTCCAGTAAAGCTGGTTTATATGAAAGAAGGCGTTATTTCTAAACCAGATGGTGTTTACATCATAAAAAATGCTAAAAATATGGAAAATGCAAAGAAATTTATTGATTTTATTACAAGTAAAGATGCGCAGACCATTATCGTACAACAGTTACATAGACGTTCGGTCCGTACTGATGTTGAACCTCCAAAAGGCTTAATTGAAAAAACTAAAATCAATATTATAAATGATGATGAAAAAGTTGTTGTAGCAAATCAAAGACAATGGCTGGATAAATTTAAAGACATATTTACCAGCGTTAACTGA
- a CDS encoding ABC transporter ATP-binding protein, with translation MSVAIHIDHVIKRYDQVTIIPDLSAHIKNGEFFTLLGPSGCGKTTLLRMIAGFNSIEGGKIKFDDLLINDIPTHKRNIGMVFQSYAIFPHLTVRENVEYGLKLRGLEKEKMKKKVDNILKVVKIEEYQDRLPERLSGGQQQRVALARAIVIHPSVLLMDEPLSNLDAKLRVEMRSAIRDVQNQVGITTVYVTHDQEEALAISDRIAVMQTGVIQQIGKPQSIYTRPYNVFVSTFIGHSNLFIGKIKVDAIKTFVVFGDGYQIQMDNLGSVEDGQDVIIAVRPEEFSVQEDGIQCNISSRVFLGKYVNYTLTFPPEMLIPNQSSIEFSQDLGHAERIFEVGDSITLRPNKAKINVFTADQTMNLIEDVKQYE, from the coding sequence ATGAGTGTCGCAATTCACATCGACCATGTAATCAAAAGATATGACCAAGTAACGATTATCCCCGATTTATCAGCACATATAAAAAATGGTGAGTTCTTCACTTTACTGGGGCCATCGGGTTGTGGTAAGACGACTTTACTGAGAATGATTGCAGGTTTTAATAGTATTGAAGGCGGAAAAATTAAGTTTGATGATTTGCTGATCAACGATATTCCAACACATAAGCGCAATATTGGAATGGTATTTCAAAGTTATGCAATATTTCCTCATTTAACTGTACGAGAAAATGTAGAATATGGTTTGAAGTTACGCGGATTAGAAAAGGAAAAAATGAAAAAGAAAGTTGATAATATTTTAAAGGTAGTAAAAATAGAAGAATATCAAGACCGCTTACCGGAACGACTTTCTGGGGGGCAACAACAGCGTGTTGCATTAGCAAGAGCAATCGTAATTCATCCAAGTGTACTCTTAATGGATGAACCCCTTTCCAATTTAGATGCAAAACTTCGAGTGGAAATGCGGAGTGCAATTCGCGATGTACAAAACCAAGTGGGAATTACCACTGTCTATGTAACTCATGATCAAGAAGAAGCATTAGCGATTTCAGATAGAATCGCAGTTATGCAAACCGGTGTAATCCAGCAAATTGGCAAACCCCAATCAATTTATACACGACCTTATAATGTATTTGTATCTACATTTATCGGACATTCTAATTTATTTATAGGCAAAATAAAAGTGGATGCAATAAAAACATTTGTTGTATTTGGAGATGGTTATCAAATACAAATGGATAACCTAGGCTCGGTAGAAGATGGGCAAGATGTTATTATTGCTGTTAGGCCAGAAGAATTTTCTGTACAGGAAGATGGCATACAATGTAATATTAGTTCTCGGGTATTTCTGGGGAAATACGTAAATTATACTCTTACGTTTCCTCCTGAAATGTTAATTCCCAATCAATCATCAATTGAATTTTCGCAAGATTTAGGGCATGCGGAAAGGATCTTTGAGGTTGGTGATAGCATTACTCTTCGCCCGAATAAAGCAAAAATTAATGTTTTTACAGCAGATCAAACGATGAATTTAATTGAGGATGTGAAGCAGTATGAATAA
- a CDS encoding iron ABC transporter permease, with protein MNKKLLRWDFWTSVTILSVVIFALFLIYPLFSLFISSFQDPVTGSFTMENFAKFFRKKYYYQSLINSMWVTTCVTILSIIIGMTLAYFMTAFKVKGKWLVEVFVIISMLSPPFIGAYSWVLLGGRSGILTQFFSELFQMEWPSIYGFSGILLVLTLKLYPFIYLYVSGALKKIDASLIEAAESLGCSGIKKIATVIMPLLLPTMLAGALMVFMNALADFGTPMLIGEGFNVMPVMIYSEFINEVGGQANFAAAMATLMVILTSIIFLLQKYVVNRKSFTMSSLRPMQAKQLPGLKNIVMHIGIYLLVFVSMIPQFTVMYTSFLKTNGQIFVPGFSLNSYVTVFKNLTLAITNTYVYSFIAILIIVILGMLVAYITTRRKSWLTDIIDTMTMFPYIIPGSVLGITLLLAFNEDPLILSGTAMIIIVSLVIRRLPYTLRSSSAILYQISPSVEEASISLGASPLRTFFKITAVMMIPGVLSGAILSWITCINELSSSVILYTGGTKTMSVAIYTEVIRASYGTAAALSTILTLTTVFALLLFFKVSGSKDISL; from the coding sequence ATGAATAAAAAACTGCTTAGATGGGATTTTTGGACATCGGTAACTATTTTATCTGTTGTTATATTTGCACTATTTTTAATTTATCCTTTATTCTCTTTGTTTATTAGTAGTTTTCAAGATCCAGTTACAGGGTCTTTTACAATGGAGAATTTCGCTAAATTTTTCAGAAAAAAATATTACTATCAGTCATTGATCAACAGTATGTGGGTTACTACTTGTGTTACCATACTTTCCATTATAATTGGAATGACCCTTGCCTATTTTATGACGGCGTTCAAGGTGAAAGGTAAGTGGCTCGTTGAAGTATTTGTGATTATTTCCATGTTGTCACCACCCTTTATAGGTGCTTATTCTTGGGTTTTATTAGGTGGGCGAAGCGGAATACTTACTCAGTTTTTCTCCGAATTATTTCAAATGGAATGGCCATCTATTTATGGGTTTAGTGGTATACTCTTGGTACTTACATTAAAACTTTACCCTTTTATTTATTTGTATGTTTCGGGTGCGCTAAAAAAGATTGATGCATCCCTAATTGAGGCGGCAGAAAGTCTAGGATGTAGTGGCATAAAAAAAATAGCAACCGTCATTATGCCGCTGTTGTTACCCACAATGCTTGCTGGTGCGTTGATGGTTTTCATGAATGCATTAGCCGATTTTGGTACACCAATGCTTATTGGTGAGGGATTTAATGTTATGCCTGTTATGATTTATTCTGAGTTTATTAATGAAGTAGGCGGACAGGCCAATTTTGCTGCAGCCATGGCAACATTAATGGTTATTCTTACTTCAATCATTTTCTTATTGCAAAAATACGTTGTCAATCGAAAATCGTTTACAATGAGCTCTCTTAGACCTATGCAGGCGAAACAATTGCCAGGATTAAAAAATATTGTTATGCATATAGGCATTTATTTATTAGTGTTTGTATCGATGATTCCACAATTTACTGTCATGTATACGTCATTTTTAAAAACAAACGGACAAATTTTTGTGCCAGGTTTTTCTTTAAATAGTTATGTTACCGTTTTTAAGAATTTGACTTTAGCAATTACCAATACTTATGTTTATTCCTTTATTGCAATTTTGATCATTGTCATACTTGGTATGCTTGTAGCTTATATTACGACACGGAGAAAAAGCTGGCTTACAGATATTATTGATACAATGACCATGTTTCCTTACATTATTCCTGGGTCAGTGCTTGGGATAACCTTACTTCTGGCATTTAATGAAGATCCGTTGATCTTATCTGGTACAGCAATGATTATTATTGTTTCTTTAGTAATTCGGCGTTTACCATATACCTTGCGTTCAAGCTCAGCAATTTTGTATCAAATCAGCCCCAGTGTTGAAGAGGCATCGATTAGCCTTGGTGCGTCACCACTGCGGACTTTCTTTAAAATAACGGCGGTAATGATGATACCGGGTGTATTATCGGGAGCCATCCTAAGTTGGATTACTTGTATTAATGAATTGAGTTCATCGGTAATTTTGTACACTGGTGGAACAAAAACAATGTCAGTTGCCATTTATACAGAAGTAATTCGTGCAAGCTATGGTACTGCGGCGGCACTTTCTACAATATTGACGCTGACAACAGTTTTTGCATTGCTTTTATTTTTTAAGGTTTCCGGCAGTAAGGATATTAGTTTATAA
- a CDS encoding sensor histidine kinase produces MSVKVNQLKDELRRTFTLYALIPTFIIAIFVFVLGFAYWNINVLERNQSKLNVACEMMSTIISGYMEKANDIAATCDINKLHDNKNARVEMYEKFYQSTNNIGVHTDFYLYDEGMNRLISNQKQDPEFVELARSANWGIIGQIQRRPSVPIFTFVRSIASFGPQMDLVIGKAILEKGKISGYVLFVVPAAQLVSAVANPYVHIIVKDGYDYMPICTDEFFYTAMNKMKIEFKNADGYFSLADRKYYISRREILNGELTVFSLTSVGGIINQLTNALMILIGVLFILSLSIVISVKKQAEEKTKMIDQLVEAFSAVKDGNLDMRLTINTNNEFQIIGEAYNIMLSSLKELMQTNHEKARATVISEIKQLESQFNPHFLFNTLENVKFMIKLDPVAANKMIVSLSNLLRYSINNNSSEVTIKEDMEYTQNYLDIQKYRFGQRLNYILDIPEEINNCIIPKLIIQPIIENAVKYGFRACHHMLVEIKISITLNQLAIIIANNGTEIDEQSLYEIREMLSSTSNCSQHTGLYNVNRRIQLMYGESYGLEIMSKRHEGTTVKIILPIHKKQ; encoded by the coding sequence ATGAGTGTAAAAGTTAACCAATTAAAGGATGAGCTACGGAGAACTTTTACCCTATATGCACTTATCCCGACTTTTATTATTGCCATTTTTGTTTTTGTACTTGGCTTTGCTTATTGGAATATCAATGTACTTGAACGCAATCAAAGTAAGCTCAATGTTGCTTGCGAAATGATGAGTACAATTATTTCTGGTTATATGGAAAAAGCTAACGACATTGCAGCAACTTGTGATATTAATAAGTTGCATGATAATAAAAATGCAAGGGTAGAAATGTATGAAAAGTTTTATCAATCAACGAATAACATAGGTGTACATACCGACTTTTATCTTTATGATGAGGGGATGAATCGGTTAATCTCTAATCAAAAACAGGATCCGGAATTTGTTGAACTTGCAAGAAGTGCAAATTGGGGGATTATAGGGCAAATCCAAAGAAGGCCGTCAGTTCCAATTTTTACTTTCGTTCGTTCTATTGCTAGTTTCGGTCCGCAAATGGATCTCGTTATTGGCAAAGCAATACTCGAAAAAGGTAAAATCTCTGGTTATGTACTGTTTGTTGTGCCGGCAGCACAACTAGTAAGCGCCGTGGCAAACCCCTATGTCCATATTATTGTAAAAGACGGTTATGATTATATGCCAATTTGTACAGATGAGTTTTTTTATACTGCAATGAATAAAATGAAAATAGAGTTTAAAAATGCAGATGGTTATTTTTCATTGGCAGATAGGAAGTATTATATTAGCAGAAGAGAAATTCTAAATGGTGAGTTAACAGTATTTTCATTGACTTCTGTTGGTGGTATTATCAATCAATTGACGAATGCATTGATGATTCTTATTGGCGTATTATTCATATTATCCCTGTCCATCGTAATCAGTGTGAAAAAGCAAGCTGAGGAAAAGACAAAAATGATCGATCAACTTGTCGAGGCATTTTCAGCTGTGAAAGATGGTAATCTTGATATGCGTCTAACTATTAATACGAATAACGAGTTTCAAATTATCGGTGAAGCTTATAATATAATGCTTTCCAGCTTAAAAGAGCTCATGCAAACCAACCATGAAAAGGCCAGGGCAACGGTTATTTCAGAGATTAAACAGCTTGAGTCCCAATTTAATCCTCACTTTTTATTTAATACCTTAGAAAATGTAAAATTCATGATTAAATTAGATCCTGTTGCAGCCAATAAAATGATTGTATCCTTATCTAATTTACTGCGCTACAGCATCAATAACAATAGCAGTGAAGTTACAATCAAAGAGGATATGGAATACACGCAAAATTATCTCGATATTCAGAAATATCGATTTGGTCAGCGTCTAAATTATATTCTTGATATACCAGAAGAAATTAATAATTGTATTATTCCTAAGCTAATTATTCAACCCATTATTGAAAATGCTGTAAAATATGGTTTTCGTGCCTGTCATCATATGCTTGTAGAAATTAAAATTAGCATTACCCTGAATCAGCTTGCAATTATTATTGCTAATAATGGTACGGAAATTGATGAGCAATCTCTTTATGAAATTCGCGAAATGCTATCATCTACGTCAAATTGCTCACAACATACAGGACTTTATAATGTCAATCGACGGATTCAGTTGATGTATGGTGAGTCTTATGGATTGGAAATTATGAGTAAGCGTCATGAAGGGACTACTGTAAAAATTATTTTGCCAATTCATAAGAAACAGTAA
- a CDS encoding response regulator has translation MLKVLIVEDEEIIRRGLVYTIDWLSMNCTVVGAAENGKEGLAMLKRYETDLVIADIIMPEMNGIEMLEAAQSLEIKPFRSIILTSYSNFDYARKALHLQVADYLLKPVDEDELKNTINRIRGSLEENKAYSNIVALTKKRDIGKLVDWDVYLNKDTLKNSYVAQTLYKIRDQYNEKISIESIAEEFDVSASYLSRKFKEATGQTFLELLTRYRIQKAIGLLKKGTYRVYEVSDLIGFSDYKHFCVVFKKYTKTSPTEFVKHIGCIIHK, from the coding sequence ATGCTCAAAGTCTTGATTGTTGAAGATGAAGAAATTATACGCAGAGGACTCGTTTACACCATTGACTGGCTGAGTATGAATTGTACGGTGGTGGGGGCAGCAGAGAATGGCAAAGAAGGACTTGCGATGCTAAAGCGATATGAAACAGATCTAGTTATTGCAGATATTATTATGCCGGAAATGAATGGTATTGAGATGCTTGAAGCAGCACAAAGTCTAGAGATTAAGCCATTTAGAAGTATCATTTTAACGAGCTACTCTAATTTCGACTATGCACGTAAGGCATTGCATCTGCAGGTAGCAGATTATTTGCTTAAACCTGTAGATGAAGACGAACTTAAAAATACAATTAATAGAATAAGGGGAAGTCTGGAAGAAAATAAAGCATACTCGAATATTGTTGCCCTTACCAAAAAGAGAGACATTGGTAAGCTTGTAGATTGGGATGTATATTTGAACAAAGATACCCTGAAAAATAGCTATGTTGCGCAAACCTTATACAAAATTCGGGATCAGTATAATGAAAAAATTAGTATTGAATCGATTGCTGAGGAGTTTGATGTGAGCGCAAGCTATCTAAGTCGTAAGTTTAAAGAAGCAACGGGACAAACTTTTTTAGAATTATTGACACGTTACCGTATTCAGAAAGCTATTGGTTTATTGAAAAAGGGGACTTATCGGGTGTATGAGGTTTCTGATTTGATCGGTTTTAGTGATTATAAGCATTTTTGCGTAGTATTTAAGAAATATACAAAAACATCTCCTACGGAATTTGTTAAACATATCGGCTGTATTATACATAAATAA
- a CDS encoding HAD-IIB family hydrolase has protein sequence MKPYQDFILITDLDGTLANSEHKVSLKNMEAIAHFVAQGGYFAVATGRTQKNVVPYITGLEINAPCILYNGGALFSWQEQCFLQTKHIESIDLADYLRQLMVLFPQMCIEVFTEEQLYVITDPNNIDEHMEREKQEFVYAKISDILEKTWIKVILCDSHENLLASRNLLAVFHLENKTNNFFSAVTYLEIVGKHVSKGNMLGELLNMEEFRLKKVIAAGDFQNDIEMLRLAHCGVAPANAQEDVKRVADVIAVSNDDDLMHDIIYRIVPTLL, from the coding sequence GTGAAACCATATCAGGACTTTATCCTTATTACAGATTTAGATGGGACACTTGCAAATAGTGAACATAAAGTTTCACTTAAAAATATGGAGGCAATTGCTCATTTTGTCGCACAAGGCGGATATTTTGCGGTAGCTACTGGACGTACACAAAAAAATGTTGTGCCTTATATAACTGGGCTTGAAATTAATGCACCGTGTATTCTTTATAATGGCGGCGCACTGTTTTCCTGGCAGGAGCAATGCTTTCTTCAAACAAAGCATATTGAAAGCATTGATTTAGCTGATTACCTGAGACAATTAATGGTATTATTTCCACAAATGTGTATTGAAGTTTTTACCGAAGAGCAACTATATGTAATTACTGATCCTAATAATATTGATGAGCATATGGAACGAGAAAAACAAGAGTTCGTTTATGCTAAAATTAGTGATATATTAGAAAAAACTTGGATTAAAGTTATTCTTTGTGACAGTCACGAAAATTTACTTGCTAGCCGAAATTTATTAGCAGTATTTCACCTAGAGAATAAAACAAATAACTTTTTTTCTGCAGTTACCTATTTAGAAATAGTAGGCAAGCATGTTTCTAAAGGAAATATGCTGGGTGAATTGCTGAATATGGAAGAGTTCCGCCTTAAGAAAGTGATTGCAGCAGGTGACTTTCAAAATGATATTGAAATGTTACGGCTTGCTCATTGTGGAGTTGCACCAGCTAATGCACAAGAAGATGTAAAAAGGGTTGCAGATGTTATTGCAGTAAGTAATGATGATGATTTAATGCATGATATCATATATCGTATCGTACCAACACTGTTGTAG
- a CDS encoding sigma 54-interacting transcriptional regulator: MRLRMPCIDRVGLVRDISMILEQRNINIVTIEVEQEAIFLECQAVSQNKEGELIQALCGVAGVHRVEKTRFMPSKERAEQLDAVLTSVNDGILVVNCDGVIIQCNTAAVRILNMPMEQMLGQTLGDNLSWNLLVSETLATGCSYRDREIFVECIGSYCVISTIPLQGNSNEVIGVVTVLRDIRDVRNLVQKMTASLPVDFGDIACISSVMQELIAQSRRYALSDSTVLIRGETGTGKELFARALHNGSMRAHGTFLPINCAAIPETLMESELFGYEEGAFTGAVKGGKPGLFELSNGGTLFLDEIGEMSVHLQVKLLRVLQERRVRRLGSSRELVVDVRVITATNRNLEDMVARGTFREDLYYRLNVIPLLLPPLRERPEDITILAEYFLGRFADKMRRPVNAFTTGAMQCLQRYDWPGNVRELENVIERAVNLVDGPQIRAEHIFLGRRTPMSVKNSSTAQCENYQTMKERLAETERLILKETLERYHSSRRVGTVLDLSHTAVLKKMRKYGLLPE, from the coding sequence TTGCGTTTACGTATGCCTTGTATTGATCGTGTGGGGTTAGTTCGCGACATTAGTATGATTCTAGAGCAACGTAATATTAATATTGTTACCATCGAAGTAGAGCAGGAAGCTATATTTCTAGAGTGTCAGGCTGTGTCACAAAATAAGGAAGGGGAATTAATTCAGGCATTATGTGGCGTAGCGGGCGTACATAGAGTGGAGAAAACTAGATTTATGCCCTCAAAGGAACGGGCCGAGCAGCTTGATGCGGTATTGACCTCAGTCAACGATGGAATTTTGGTTGTCAATTGTGACGGTGTTATTATCCAATGTAATACCGCAGCAGTCCGAATTTTGAACATGCCAATGGAGCAGATGCTAGGACAAACCTTAGGGGACAATCTCTCATGGAATTTGCTAGTGTCGGAGACATTAGCAACTGGGTGCTCTTATCGGGATCGGGAAATATTTGTTGAATGCATTGGCAGCTATTGCGTAATTAGTACCATTCCTCTGCAAGGGAATAGCAATGAGGTTATTGGGGTTGTAACAGTGCTGCGAGACATTAGAGATGTAAGGAATTTAGTGCAAAAGATGACTGCTTCTCTCCCTGTAGATTTTGGAGATATTGCGTGTATTAGTTCGGTAATGCAAGAATTGATAGCTCAATCTCGCAGGTACGCGTTAAGTGACTCTACCGTGTTAATTCGTGGAGAGACGGGGACAGGCAAGGAACTTTTCGCTAGGGCACTGCATAATGGATCCATGCGAGCTCATGGTACTTTCTTACCGATTAACTGCGCAGCGATTCCGGAGACGTTAATGGAAAGCGAACTCTTTGGGTATGAGGAAGGAGCTTTTACGGGAGCAGTCAAAGGAGGAAAGCCAGGGCTGTTCGAGCTGTCCAATGGTGGCACGCTTTTTCTTGATGAGATAGGAGAAATGTCGGTGCACTTACAGGTTAAACTTCTGCGAGTTCTCCAGGAGCGGCGCGTTAGACGGTTAGGTAGCTCACGAGAACTGGTGGTAGACGTACGGGTTATTACTGCTACCAACCGCAACTTAGAAGATATGGTGGCGCGAGGAACATTTCGGGAAGATTTATATTATCGTTTAAATGTCATTCCCCTTCTCTTGCCGCCACTGCGAGAACGACCAGAGGATATTACGATCCTTGCGGAGTATTTTTTAGGGCGATTTGCGGATAAAATGCGTCGTCCGGTTAATGCCTTTACTACTGGAGCCATGCAATGTTTACAAAGGTACGATTGGCCTGGTAACGTCCGTGAGCTAGAAAATGTTATCGAACGAGCTGTGAATTTGGTAGATGGTCCCCAAATTCGAGCTGAGCATATCTTTTTAGGACGGCGAACGCCAATGAGTGTAAAAAACTCTTCAACAGCACAGTGTGAAAACTATCAGACGATGAAAGAACGTTTGGCTGAGACGGAACGACTTATTTTGAAAGAAACGTTGGAGCGTTATCATTCTTCCAGGCGAGTAGGTACAGTTTTAGATTTATCTCATACGGCAGTATTGAAAAAAATGCGTAAATATGGATTGTTACCAGAATGA
- a CDS encoding tyrosine phenol-lyase, with the protein MERKYMAEPFKIKMVETIKMTTQEEREVAIERAGYNTFLLNSKECYIDLLTDSGTNAMSDNQWAGMMLGDEAYAGSVNFFELEKTVQELYGFKHVVPTHQGRGAENILSRIAIKPGDYVPGNMYFTTTRAHQEMNGATFVDIIVDAAHDSENEEPFKGNVDLKKLQDLIDRVGADKIPYICIAVTVNLAGGQPVSMENARAVSKIARQHGIKVMFDATRCIENSYFIKEREEAYKDKSIAEIVKELFSYGDGATMSGKKDCLVNIGGFLALNDEDLFQKAKQMVVLFEGMPSYGGLAGRDMEAMARGMRESVDYYYIKHRIEQVRYLGSKLDAAGVPIVKPIGGHAVFLDAKRFLPNIPQDQFPAQALAASLYTISGVRSMERGIVSAGRDGKTGKHHYPKLELVRLTIPRRVYTYAHMDVVAEAVIDLYENRDKICGLEMVYEPPVLRFFTARFKPLK; encoded by the coding sequence ATGGAGCGTAAGTATATGGCCGAGCCTTTTAAGATTAAAATGGTGGAAACAATTAAAATGACAACACAGGAAGAAAGAGAAGTTGCGATTGAACGTGCAGGCTATAATACCTTTTTACTTAATTCTAAAGAGTGTTATATTGATTTGTTAACAGATAGTGGCACAAATGCGATGAGTGATAATCAATGGGCTGGTATGATGCTCGGTGATGAGGCTTATGCTGGAAGTGTTAACTTTTTTGAATTAGAAAAAACAGTTCAAGAGCTTTATGGATTCAAACATGTTGTTCCTACTCATCAGGGACGTGGTGCGGAAAATATTTTATCTCGAATTGCTATTAAGCCAGGAGATTATGTACCTGGCAATATGTACTTTACTACAACTCGGGCTCACCAAGAAATGAATGGCGCTACATTCGTAGATATTATTGTAGATGCTGCTCATGATTCGGAAAATGAAGAGCCTTTTAAAGGAAATGTTGATCTGAAAAAGCTGCAAGATTTAATTGATCGTGTTGGTGCTGATAAAATTCCGTATATCTGCATAGCAGTGACTGTAAACTTGGCTGGTGGTCAGCCTGTCAGTATGGAAAATGCTCGTGCAGTTAGTAAAATTGCAAGACAACATGGTATTAAAGTTATGTTTGACGCCACTCGCTGTATCGAAAATTCATATTTTATTAAAGAACGAGAAGAAGCCTATAAAGATAAATCGATTGCTGAAATTGTAAAGGAACTATTCAGCTATGGTGATGGCGCTACCATGAGTGGCAAGAAAGATTGTTTGGTAAATATTGGTGGTTTCTTAGCCTTGAATGATGAAGATTTATTTCAAAAGGCAAAACAAATGGTGGTATTATTTGAAGGAATGCCAAGTTATGGCGGATTAGCGGGTCGTGATATGGAAGCTATGGCCCGTGGTATGCGGGAATCTGTTGATTACTACTATATTAAGCATCGTATTGAACAAGTTCGCTATCTTGGCAGTAAGTTAGATGCCGCAGGTGTCCCTATTGTAAAACCAATCGGTGGTCATGCTGTTTTCTTAGATGCCAAACGCTTTTTACCTAATATTCCTCAAGATCAATTTCCTGCTCAAGCACTAGCAGCATCCCTTTATACGATTTCAGGTGTTCGCTCCATGGAGCGTGGTATCGTATCCGCAGGTCGAGATGGAAAAACAGGTAAACATCACTATCCAAAATTAGAATTAGTACGTTTGACGATTCCTCGTCGCGTGTATACTTACGCTCATATGGATGTGGTTGCTGAAGCAGTTATTGATCTATATGAAAATCGGGATAAAATTTGTGGTTTGGAAATGGTTTATGAACCACCAGTATTACGCTTTTTCACTGCACGCTTCAAACCACTTAAGTAA